Proteins encoded in a region of the Sulfurimonas marina genome:
- a CDS encoding P-II family nitrogen regulator codes for MKRVEAVIKPFKLEDVKDALAEIGVTGMTVSEVKGYGRQKGHSELYRGAEYVVDFLPKIKMDMVVSDEMVDQTVSTIVEAARTGKIGDGKIFVSDVDKIIRIRTGEEDNEAI; via the coding sequence ATGAAAAGAGTAGAAGCGGTTATCAAACCATTTAAGTTAGAAGATGTAAAGGATGCACTTGCAGAGATCGGCGTAACAGGTATGACTGTAAGTGAAGTAAAAGGTTACGGTCGTCAAAAAGGGCACTCTGAGCTTTACCGTGGTGCTGAGTATGTTGTAGATTTCTTACCAAAAATCAAAATGGATATGGTTGTATCTGACGAGATGGTTGATCAAACAGTAAGTACAATTGTAGAAGCTGCTCGTACTGGTAAAATCGGTGACGGTAAAATCTTCGTAAGCGATGTAGATAAAATTATCAGAATCCGTACAGGTGAAGAAGATAACGAAGCTATATAG